In a single window of the Drosophila miranda strain MSH22 chromosome XL, D.miranda_PacBio2.1, whole genome shotgun sequence genome:
- the LOC108164985 gene encoding golgin subfamily A member 6-like protein 6 isoform X2, with the protein MRRSRSQAPVRLGASCRTYSVLNIAGCSKSVFSMPNQKLFSESTWGSLPERSTESEKRQSTMSQPAQRQLSLVKTDDTSAVETRKSLQGIDEQNRLLTVETQYQKLQCLQSDFVESLRSLDLEQSKLLGTYSFVTLVVNDDSKLIVNKEDSSSLVKNLPADSVQDLKERCQAAVDSGFMMLYDHLEPIQMAKDEFEACSRKEQLKDKLKELLNRKMESIVENIEQVCVTTVGQEVSPNTCLYRDIDKLRSQKQLLEARLLQINKDHNEQMNRLKADLEGKLKAGEENWQQTLGDLNERLRRSEAQRNENANQLAIQNAAIKNSTIAAAKADMDNLVARNQELNQLLKESDGALVWTRKELAKSSEHVGHLEAELHKGRELINQQQKRLDVLDIQHTGVEKDQTIGDLRLKVQNLLQLIDLHHEQEQNSLRLRTRNNELETMISELQEKLKLTEIQLDANDQREEQLHSDLEIVKMELFRSEQLVVKLREHASRDCKTISARADEINELNHKIEQLYLETGEKDTQINQVTNQLCSQEEHLGRVFETLNRQEEKLRRLEELTDVSSNDNARLLKLRDRQHEKNIQMDWEISQLKDTVKELRDYIFNNTQPAAEVLGFQAGGYSMHPEYLNLQPQAETQGNLESTVTYLEPLNGHFVHQHDLSNHQPQQRHHFSTIGYQDH; encoded by the exons ATGCGTAGGTCACGCTCACAAGCACCCGTCCGATTAGGTGCATCGTGTAGAACTTATTCGGTCCTTAACATTGCGGGTTGCAGTAAGAGCGTTTTCTCCATGCCAAATCAAAAATTATTCTCGGAGTCGACCTGGGGGTCTCTGCCTGAGAGGTCGACGGAGTCAGAGAAGCGCCAATCCACGATGTCGCAGCCAGCCCAACGGCAACTGAGTCTCGTAAAGACGGATGATACTTCCGCCGTCGAGACAC GAAAATCCCTCCAGGGGATCGATGAGCAAAATCGACTGCTTACCGTCGAGACGCAGTACCAAAAGCTGCAATGCCTTCAATCGGATTTCGTAGAGTCATTGAGATCATTAGACCTGGAGCAGTCCAAGCTGCTTGGAACGTACAGCTTTGTGACCCTTGTCGTCAACGACGATAGCAAGTTGATTGTCAACAAGGAAGACTCGAGCAGTTTGGTCAAAAATTTGC CGGCCGATAGTGTGCAAGATCTGAAGGAACGATGTCAGGCTGCCGTCGATTCGGGATTCATGATGCTCTACGATCACCTGGAGCCCATCCAGATGGCCAAGGACGAGTTCGAGGCGTGCAGTCGGAAAGAGCAGCTGAAAGATAAGCTGAAGGAGCTTCTG AACCGCAAGATGGAGAGCATTGTCGAGAATATCGAGCAGGTGTGTGTGACAACTGTCGGCCAAGAGGTTTCGCCCAACACTTGTCTGTACCGCGACATAGACAAGCTGCGGAGCCAGAAACAGCTCTTGGAGGCCCGGCTCTTGCAGATCAATAAGGATCACAATGAACAGATGAACAGACTCAAGGCGGACCTCGAGGGAAAGCTGAAGGCTGGGGAGGAAAACTGGCAGCAGACCTTGGGCGACCTAAATGAGAGGCTGCGACGCAGCGAGGCACAAAGAAACGAAAACGCAAACCAGCTGGCCATACAGAACGCGGCCATAAAAAACAGCACCATCGCGGCGGCGAAGGCTGATATGGACAATCTAGTCGCTCG CAATCAGGAGCTGAATCAGCTATTGAAGGAGTCGGATGGTGCACTGGTCTGGACACGGAAGGAACTCGCGAAGAGCAGCGAGCATGTAGGTCACCTGGAGGCGGAGCTGCATAAGGGACGGGAGCTCATAAACCAACAACAGAAGCGCCTAGATGTATTGGACATCCAACACACTGGTGTGGAGAAAGATCAGACGATAGGTGATTTGAGGCTTAAGGTACAGAATCTCCTGCAGCTTATTGACCTGCACCACGAGCAAGAGCAAAATTCTCTGAGGCTGCGTACGAGGAACAATGAGCTGGAAACGATGATCAG TGAGCTGCAGGAGAAGTTGAAGCTCACAGAAATCCAGCTGGACGCCAATGACCAAAGGGAGGAGCAGTTGCACTCGGATCTGGAAATCGTGAAGATGGAGCTGTTCCGGTCCGAGCAGCTGGTGGTCAAGTTGCGGGAGCACGCGAGTCGCGACTGCAAGACGATATCCGCGCGCGCCGACGAAATCAACGAGCTGAATCACAAAATAGAACAACTGTACTTAGAAACTGGCGAGAAGGACACGCAGATAAATCAG GTGACGAACCAGCTCTGCTCGCAGGAGGAGCATCTAGGCCGCGTTTTTGAAACACTAAATCGCCAGGAGGAGAAGCTCAGGCGCCTGGAGGAGCTTACAGACGTGAGCTCAAATGACAATGCTCGCCTCTTGAAGTTGCGGGATAGGCAGCACGAGAAGAACATCCAAATGGACTGGGAGATTTCTCAACTAAAGGACACCGT TAAGGAACTGAGAGATTATATTTTCAACAATACACAGCCAGCGGCTGAAGTTCTTGGCTTCCAAGCTGGCGGCTACTCCATGCATCCAGAATATCTGAATTTACAGCCGCAGGCGGAGACGCAGGGAAATTTGGAATCCACTGTTACATACCTCGAGCCGCTGAACGGTCATTTTGTCCATCAGCACGATTTGAGCAACCATCAGCCACAGCAGCGCCACCA TTTTTCCACCATCGGCTACCAGGACCACTGA
- the LOC108164985 gene encoding golgin subfamily A member 6-like protein 6 isoform X1, with the protein MYTYPRYVRPTKASNLRALANNFRASNDPAPIMRRSRSQAPVRLGASCRTYSVLNIAGCSKSVFSMPNQKLFSESTWGSLPERSTESEKRQSTMSQPAQRQLSLVKTDDTSAVETRKSLQGIDEQNRLLTVETQYQKLQCLQSDFVESLRSLDLEQSKLLGTYSFVTLVVNDDSKLIVNKEDSSSLVKNLPADSVQDLKERCQAAVDSGFMMLYDHLEPIQMAKDEFEACSRKEQLKDKLKELLNRKMESIVENIEQVCVTTVGQEVSPNTCLYRDIDKLRSQKQLLEARLLQINKDHNEQMNRLKADLEGKLKAGEENWQQTLGDLNERLRRSEAQRNENANQLAIQNAAIKNSTIAAAKADMDNLVARNQELNQLLKESDGALVWTRKELAKSSEHVGHLEAELHKGRELINQQQKRLDVLDIQHTGVEKDQTIGDLRLKVQNLLQLIDLHHEQEQNSLRLRTRNNELETMISELQEKLKLTEIQLDANDQREEQLHSDLEIVKMELFRSEQLVVKLREHASRDCKTISARADEINELNHKIEQLYLETGEKDTQINQVTNQLCSQEEHLGRVFETLNRQEEKLRRLEELTDVSSNDNARLLKLRDRQHEKNIQMDWEISQLKDTVKELRDYIFNNTQPAAEVLGFQAGGYSMHPEYLNLQPQAETQGNLESTVTYLEPLNGHFVHQHDLSNHQPQQRHHFSTIGYQDH; encoded by the exons GCTCCCATCATGCGTAGGTCACGCTCACAAGCACCCGTCCGATTAGGTGCATCGTGTAGAACTTATTCGGTCCTTAACATTGCGGGTTGCAGTAAGAGCGTTTTCTCCATGCCAAATCAAAAATTATTCTCGGAGTCGACCTGGGGGTCTCTGCCTGAGAGGTCGACGGAGTCAGAGAAGCGCCAATCCACGATGTCGCAGCCAGCCCAACGGCAACTGAGTCTCGTAAAGACGGATGATACTTCCGCCGTCGAGACAC GAAAATCCCTCCAGGGGATCGATGAGCAAAATCGACTGCTTACCGTCGAGACGCAGTACCAAAAGCTGCAATGCCTTCAATCGGATTTCGTAGAGTCATTGAGATCATTAGACCTGGAGCAGTCCAAGCTGCTTGGAACGTACAGCTTTGTGACCCTTGTCGTCAACGACGATAGCAAGTTGATTGTCAACAAGGAAGACTCGAGCAGTTTGGTCAAAAATTTGC CGGCCGATAGTGTGCAAGATCTGAAGGAACGATGTCAGGCTGCCGTCGATTCGGGATTCATGATGCTCTACGATCACCTGGAGCCCATCCAGATGGCCAAGGACGAGTTCGAGGCGTGCAGTCGGAAAGAGCAGCTGAAAGATAAGCTGAAGGAGCTTCTG AACCGCAAGATGGAGAGCATTGTCGAGAATATCGAGCAGGTGTGTGTGACAACTGTCGGCCAAGAGGTTTCGCCCAACACTTGTCTGTACCGCGACATAGACAAGCTGCGGAGCCAGAAACAGCTCTTGGAGGCCCGGCTCTTGCAGATCAATAAGGATCACAATGAACAGATGAACAGACTCAAGGCGGACCTCGAGGGAAAGCTGAAGGCTGGGGAGGAAAACTGGCAGCAGACCTTGGGCGACCTAAATGAGAGGCTGCGACGCAGCGAGGCACAAAGAAACGAAAACGCAAACCAGCTGGCCATACAGAACGCGGCCATAAAAAACAGCACCATCGCGGCGGCGAAGGCTGATATGGACAATCTAGTCGCTCG CAATCAGGAGCTGAATCAGCTATTGAAGGAGTCGGATGGTGCACTGGTCTGGACACGGAAGGAACTCGCGAAGAGCAGCGAGCATGTAGGTCACCTGGAGGCGGAGCTGCATAAGGGACGGGAGCTCATAAACCAACAACAGAAGCGCCTAGATGTATTGGACATCCAACACACTGGTGTGGAGAAAGATCAGACGATAGGTGATTTGAGGCTTAAGGTACAGAATCTCCTGCAGCTTATTGACCTGCACCACGAGCAAGAGCAAAATTCTCTGAGGCTGCGTACGAGGAACAATGAGCTGGAAACGATGATCAG TGAGCTGCAGGAGAAGTTGAAGCTCACAGAAATCCAGCTGGACGCCAATGACCAAAGGGAGGAGCAGTTGCACTCGGATCTGGAAATCGTGAAGATGGAGCTGTTCCGGTCCGAGCAGCTGGTGGTCAAGTTGCGGGAGCACGCGAGTCGCGACTGCAAGACGATATCCGCGCGCGCCGACGAAATCAACGAGCTGAATCACAAAATAGAACAACTGTACTTAGAAACTGGCGAGAAGGACACGCAGATAAATCAG GTGACGAACCAGCTCTGCTCGCAGGAGGAGCATCTAGGCCGCGTTTTTGAAACACTAAATCGCCAGGAGGAGAAGCTCAGGCGCCTGGAGGAGCTTACAGACGTGAGCTCAAATGACAATGCTCGCCTCTTGAAGTTGCGGGATAGGCAGCACGAGAAGAACATCCAAATGGACTGGGAGATTTCTCAACTAAAGGACACCGT TAAGGAACTGAGAGATTATATTTTCAACAATACACAGCCAGCGGCTGAAGTTCTTGGCTTCCAAGCTGGCGGCTACTCCATGCATCCAGAATATCTGAATTTACAGCCGCAGGCGGAGACGCAGGGAAATTTGGAATCCACTGTTACATACCTCGAGCCGCTGAACGGTCATTTTGTCCATCAGCACGATTTGAGCAACCATCAGCCACAGCAGCGCCACCA TTTTTCCACCATCGGCTACCAGGACCACTGA
- the LOC108164985 gene encoding golgin subfamily A member 6-like protein 6 isoform X3 — protein MYTYPRYVRPTKASNLRALANNFRASNDPAPIMRRSRSQAPVRLGASCRTYSVLNIAGCSKSVFSMPNQKLFSESTWGSLPERSTESEKRQSTMSQPAQRQLSLVKTDDTSAVETRKSLQGIDEQNRLLTVETQYQKLQCLQSDFVESLRSLDLEQSKLLGTYSFVTLVVNDDSKLIVNKEDSSSLVKNLPADSVQDLKERCQAAVDSGFMMLYDHLEPIQMAKDEFEACSRKEQLKDKLKELLNRKMESIVENIEQVCVTTVGQEVSPNTCLYRDIDKLRSQKQLLEARLLQINKDHNEQMNRLKADLEGKLKAGEENWQQTLGDLNERLRRSEAQRNENANQLAIQNAAIKNSTIAAAKADMDNLVARNQELNQLLKESDGALVWTRKELAKSSEHVGHLEAELHKGRELINQQQKRLDVLDIQHTGVEKDQTIGDLRLKVQNLLQLIDLHHEQEQNSLRLRTRNNELETMISELQEKLKLTEIQLDANDQREEQLHSDLEIVKMELFRSEQLVVKLREHASRDCKTISARADEINELNHKIEQLYLETGEKDTQINQVTNQLCSQEEHLGRVFETLNRQEEKLRRLEELTDVSSNDNARLLKLRDRQHEKNIQMDWEISQLKDTV, from the exons GCTCCCATCATGCGTAGGTCACGCTCACAAGCACCCGTCCGATTAGGTGCATCGTGTAGAACTTATTCGGTCCTTAACATTGCGGGTTGCAGTAAGAGCGTTTTCTCCATGCCAAATCAAAAATTATTCTCGGAGTCGACCTGGGGGTCTCTGCCTGAGAGGTCGACGGAGTCAGAGAAGCGCCAATCCACGATGTCGCAGCCAGCCCAACGGCAACTGAGTCTCGTAAAGACGGATGATACTTCCGCCGTCGAGACAC GAAAATCCCTCCAGGGGATCGATGAGCAAAATCGACTGCTTACCGTCGAGACGCAGTACCAAAAGCTGCAATGCCTTCAATCGGATTTCGTAGAGTCATTGAGATCATTAGACCTGGAGCAGTCCAAGCTGCTTGGAACGTACAGCTTTGTGACCCTTGTCGTCAACGACGATAGCAAGTTGATTGTCAACAAGGAAGACTCGAGCAGTTTGGTCAAAAATTTGC CGGCCGATAGTGTGCAAGATCTGAAGGAACGATGTCAGGCTGCCGTCGATTCGGGATTCATGATGCTCTACGATCACCTGGAGCCCATCCAGATGGCCAAGGACGAGTTCGAGGCGTGCAGTCGGAAAGAGCAGCTGAAAGATAAGCTGAAGGAGCTTCTG AACCGCAAGATGGAGAGCATTGTCGAGAATATCGAGCAGGTGTGTGTGACAACTGTCGGCCAAGAGGTTTCGCCCAACACTTGTCTGTACCGCGACATAGACAAGCTGCGGAGCCAGAAACAGCTCTTGGAGGCCCGGCTCTTGCAGATCAATAAGGATCACAATGAACAGATGAACAGACTCAAGGCGGACCTCGAGGGAAAGCTGAAGGCTGGGGAGGAAAACTGGCAGCAGACCTTGGGCGACCTAAATGAGAGGCTGCGACGCAGCGAGGCACAAAGAAACGAAAACGCAAACCAGCTGGCCATACAGAACGCGGCCATAAAAAACAGCACCATCGCGGCGGCGAAGGCTGATATGGACAATCTAGTCGCTCG CAATCAGGAGCTGAATCAGCTATTGAAGGAGTCGGATGGTGCACTGGTCTGGACACGGAAGGAACTCGCGAAGAGCAGCGAGCATGTAGGTCACCTGGAGGCGGAGCTGCATAAGGGACGGGAGCTCATAAACCAACAACAGAAGCGCCTAGATGTATTGGACATCCAACACACTGGTGTGGAGAAAGATCAGACGATAGGTGATTTGAGGCTTAAGGTACAGAATCTCCTGCAGCTTATTGACCTGCACCACGAGCAAGAGCAAAATTCTCTGAGGCTGCGTACGAGGAACAATGAGCTGGAAACGATGATCAG TGAGCTGCAGGAGAAGTTGAAGCTCACAGAAATCCAGCTGGACGCCAATGACCAAAGGGAGGAGCAGTTGCACTCGGATCTGGAAATCGTGAAGATGGAGCTGTTCCGGTCCGAGCAGCTGGTGGTCAAGTTGCGGGAGCACGCGAGTCGCGACTGCAAGACGATATCCGCGCGCGCCGACGAAATCAACGAGCTGAATCACAAAATAGAACAACTGTACTTAGAAACTGGCGAGAAGGACACGCAGATAAATCAG GTGACGAACCAGCTCTGCTCGCAGGAGGAGCATCTAGGCCGCGTTTTTGAAACACTAAATCGCCAGGAGGAGAAGCTCAGGCGCCTGGAGGAGCTTACAGACGTGAGCTCAAATGACAATGCTCGCCTCTTGAAGTTGCGGGATAGGCAGCACGAGAAGAACATCCAAATGGACTGGGAGATTTCTCAACTAAAGGACACCGTGTAG
- the LOC108164985 gene encoding sporulation-specific protein 15-like isoform X4 produces MYTYPRYVRPTKASNLRALANNFRASNDPAPIMRRSRSQAPVRLGASCRTYSVLNIAGCSKSVFSMPNQKLFSESTWGSLPERSTESEKRQSTMSQPAQRQLSLVKTDDTSAVETRKSLQGIDEQNRLLTVETQYQKLQCLQSDFVESLRSLDLEQSKLLGTYSFVTLVVNDDSKLIVNKEDSSSLVKNLPADSVQDLKERCQAAVDSGFMMLYDHLEPIQMAKDEFEACSRKEQLKDKLKELLNRKMESIVENIEQVCVTTVGQEVSPNTCLYRDIDKLRSQKQLLEARLLQINKDHNEQMNRLKADLEGKLKAGEENWQQTLGDLNERLRRSEAQRNENANQLAIQNAAIKNSTIAAAKADMDNLVARNQELNQLLKESDGALVWTRKELAKSSEHVGHLEAELHKGRELINQQQKRLDVLDIQHTGVEKDQTIGDLRLKVQNLLQLIDLHHEQEQNSLRLRTRNNELETMISELQEKLKLTEIQLDANDQREEQLHSDLEIVKMELFRSEQLVVKLREHASRDCKTISARADEINELNHKIEQLYLETGEKDTQINQAAYGNNLTRCR; encoded by the exons GCTCCCATCATGCGTAGGTCACGCTCACAAGCACCCGTCCGATTAGGTGCATCGTGTAGAACTTATTCGGTCCTTAACATTGCGGGTTGCAGTAAGAGCGTTTTCTCCATGCCAAATCAAAAATTATTCTCGGAGTCGACCTGGGGGTCTCTGCCTGAGAGGTCGACGGAGTCAGAGAAGCGCCAATCCACGATGTCGCAGCCAGCCCAACGGCAACTGAGTCTCGTAAAGACGGATGATACTTCCGCCGTCGAGACAC GAAAATCCCTCCAGGGGATCGATGAGCAAAATCGACTGCTTACCGTCGAGACGCAGTACCAAAAGCTGCAATGCCTTCAATCGGATTTCGTAGAGTCATTGAGATCATTAGACCTGGAGCAGTCCAAGCTGCTTGGAACGTACAGCTTTGTGACCCTTGTCGTCAACGACGATAGCAAGTTGATTGTCAACAAGGAAGACTCGAGCAGTTTGGTCAAAAATTTGC CGGCCGATAGTGTGCAAGATCTGAAGGAACGATGTCAGGCTGCCGTCGATTCGGGATTCATGATGCTCTACGATCACCTGGAGCCCATCCAGATGGCCAAGGACGAGTTCGAGGCGTGCAGTCGGAAAGAGCAGCTGAAAGATAAGCTGAAGGAGCTTCTG AACCGCAAGATGGAGAGCATTGTCGAGAATATCGAGCAGGTGTGTGTGACAACTGTCGGCCAAGAGGTTTCGCCCAACACTTGTCTGTACCGCGACATAGACAAGCTGCGGAGCCAGAAACAGCTCTTGGAGGCCCGGCTCTTGCAGATCAATAAGGATCACAATGAACAGATGAACAGACTCAAGGCGGACCTCGAGGGAAAGCTGAAGGCTGGGGAGGAAAACTGGCAGCAGACCTTGGGCGACCTAAATGAGAGGCTGCGACGCAGCGAGGCACAAAGAAACGAAAACGCAAACCAGCTGGCCATACAGAACGCGGCCATAAAAAACAGCACCATCGCGGCGGCGAAGGCTGATATGGACAATCTAGTCGCTCG CAATCAGGAGCTGAATCAGCTATTGAAGGAGTCGGATGGTGCACTGGTCTGGACACGGAAGGAACTCGCGAAGAGCAGCGAGCATGTAGGTCACCTGGAGGCGGAGCTGCATAAGGGACGGGAGCTCATAAACCAACAACAGAAGCGCCTAGATGTATTGGACATCCAACACACTGGTGTGGAGAAAGATCAGACGATAGGTGATTTGAGGCTTAAGGTACAGAATCTCCTGCAGCTTATTGACCTGCACCACGAGCAAGAGCAAAATTCTCTGAGGCTGCGTACGAGGAACAATGAGCTGGAAACGATGATCAG TGAGCTGCAGGAGAAGTTGAAGCTCACAGAAATCCAGCTGGACGCCAATGACCAAAGGGAGGAGCAGTTGCACTCGGATCTGGAAATCGTGAAGATGGAGCTGTTCCGGTCCGAGCAGCTGGTGGTCAAGTTGCGGGAGCACGCGAGTCGCGACTGCAAGACGATATCCGCGCGCGCCGACGAAATCAACGAGCTGAATCACAAAATAGAACAACTGTACTTAGAAACTGGCGAGAAGGACACGCAGATAAATCAG GCCGCCTACGGCAATAATCTTACTCGTTGCAGGTGA